From the genome of Miscanthus floridulus cultivar M001 chromosome 10, ASM1932011v1, whole genome shotgun sequence, one region includes:
- the LOC136486450 gene encoding aspartic proteinase Asp1-like isoform X2, with protein sequence MNIGNPAKPYFLDVDTGSDLTWLQCDGPCRSCNKVPHPLYRPTANSLVPCANALCTALHSGQGSSNKCPSPKQCDYQIKYTDSASSQGVLINDNFSLPMRSSNIRPGLTFGCGYDQQVGKNGAVQAVTDGMLGLGRGSVSLVSQLKQQGITKNVLGHCLSTNGGGFLFFGDDIVPTSRVTWVPMARTSGNYYSPGSGTLYFDRRSLGVKPMEVVFDSGSTYTYFTAQPYQAVVSALKGGLSKSLKQVSDPSLPLCWKGPKAFKSVFDVKKEFKSLFLSFASAKNAVMEIPPENYLIVTKNGNVCLGILDGTAAKLSFNVIGDITMQDQMVIYDNEKSQLGWARGACTRSAKSILSSFP encoded by the exons ATGAACATTGGGAACCCAGCGAAGCCCTACTTCCTGGACGTGGACACTGGCAGTGATCTCACCTGGCTGCAGTGCGACGGCCCCTGTCGGAGTTGCAACAAG GTGCCACATCCCTTATATCGACCGACGGCAAACAGCCTTGTACCGTGTGCAAACGCACTCTGCACTGCACTTCACAGTGGACAGGGCTCTAGTAACAAATGCCCTTCACCAAAGCAATGCGACTATCAGATAAAGTACACTGATAGTGCATCTTCTCAAGGTGTGCTCATCAACGACAACTTCTCACTGCCCATGAGATCCTCCAACATTCGTCCTGGCCTCACATTTGG CTGTGGATATGACCAGCAAGTGGGGAAAAATGGTGCTGTGCAGGCAGTGACTGACGGCATGCTTGGGCTTGGGAGGGGATCAGTTAGCCTTGTTTCACAGCTCAAGCAGCAAGGGATCACCAAGAATGTCCTTGGCCATTGCCTCAGCACCAATGGAGGGGGGTTCCTCTTCTTTGGGGATGATATTGTGCCTACGTCACGTGTAACTTGGGTACCGATGGCGAGGACATCTGG GAACTACTACTCACCTGGCTCAGGAACACTGTACTTCGATAGACGTTCACTTGGCGTGAAGCCAATGGAGGTGGTATTTGACAGTGGTAGCACCTATACCTATTTTACTGCTCAGCCATACCAAGCTGTTGTTTCTGCG CTCAAAGGTGGTCTCAGCAAATCACTTAAACAGGTGTCAGATCCCAGTCTGCCTCTGTGCTGGAAAGGCCCGAAAGCATTCAAATCTGTGTTTGATGTCAAGAAGGAATTCAAGTCACTGTTTCTGAGCTTTGCCAGTGCCAAGAATGCTGTCATGGAGATCCCTCCTGAAAACTACCTCATTGTCACT AAAAATGGAAATGTGTGCCTGGGCATCCTTGATGGAACGGCTGCCAAGCTGAGTTTCAACGTAATTGGAG ACATCACGATGCAGGATCAGATGGTGATATATGACAATGAGAAATCTCAGCTGGGATGGGCGCGTGGGGCATGCACTAGGAGTGCCAAGTCTATTCTGTCTTCCTTTCCCTGA
- the LOC136486450 gene encoding uncharacterized protein isoform X1: MRAPVPGRAHLRGGRTRPCLLPWPPACSPSDLAARRRQAPDLVAYLQQALGRSCTRHTSALGQPPPRHPARRPPARHRRPPKAPAGPQQTRGPRSRRTPRLSTPAEPPVAPNPCVGRRSDCSDSDCESISPVPQPSYLDAVSWGSPAWRAFPDRAGPSSHPGTQVIEEQPVEAVQISAVARPPGTKRRRRRRGNRAIGRGRGANTAPRANQEHVPVHLRLGNRVDGGSQSGDERVPTYLRLGHRVPPRCRRWISAPDANGWQEVLSRNPIGQRNAAATRAPRPHRRRRLPDALRDRNYYSPGSGTLYFDRRSLGVKPMEVVFDSGSTYTYFTAQPYQAVVSALKGGLSKSLKQVSDPSLPLCWKGPKAFKSVFDVKKEFKSLFLSFASAKNAVMEIPPENYLIVTKNGNVCLGILDGTAAKLSFNVIGDITMQDQMVIYDNEKSQLGWARGACTRSAKSILSSFP; this comes from the exons ATGCGGGCGCCGGTCCCAGGCCGCGCGCACCTACGCGGGGGCCGAACCCGACCATGCCTACTGCCGTGGCCCCCAGCCTGCAGCCCGTCGGATCTGGCAGCCCGCCGGCGGCAGGCGCCGGATCTGGTGGCTTACCTGCAGCAGGCGCTGGGACGTAGCTGCACGCGGCATACATCGGCGCTGGGGCAGCCCCCGCCCCGCCACCCAGCCCGCCGGCCACCAGCCCGGCACCGGCGGCCTCCCAAAGCCCCCGCCGGGCCTCAACAAACAAGGGGCCCGCGCTCTCGCCGGACGCCCCGCCTTTCTACCCCGGCGGAACCCCCGGTCGCTCCAAATCCATGCGTTGGACGGAGATCGGACTGCTCCGACTCAGACTGCGAGTCCATCTCTCCGGTGCCGCAGCCATCCTACCTCGATGCCGTCAGCTGGGGCTCCCCGGCTTGGAGGGCCTTCCCAGATAGGGCGGGGCCCAGCTCCCACCCTGGCACCCAGGTCATCGAAGAGCAGCCGGTGGAGGCGGTCCAGATCTCGGCTGTCGCCAGGCCACCGGGCACGaagcgccgccggaggaggagggggaACCGCGCTATCGGCCGCGGCCGTGGGGCGAACACCGCACCGCGTGCCAACCAAGAGCACGTCCCTGTGCACTTGAGGTTGGGGAATCGGGTCGATGGCGGCTCTCAGTCCGGCGATGAGCGTGTCCCCACCTACCTCAGGCTTGGCCACCGTGTGCCACCTCGCTGCCGTCGCTGGATCTCAGCACCCGACGCCAACGGATGGCAGGAGGTCCTGTCTCGTAATCCTATTGGCCAGCGGAACGCCGCCGCCACAAGAGCACCTCGGCCACATCGACGTCGCCGCCTCCCAGACGCGCTACGCGACAG GAACTACTACTCACCTGGCTCAGGAACACTGTACTTCGATAGACGTTCACTTGGCGTGAAGCCAATGGAGGTGGTATTTGACAGTGGTAGCACCTATACCTATTTTACTGCTCAGCCATACCAAGCTGTTGTTTCTGCG CTCAAAGGTGGTCTCAGCAAATCACTTAAACAGGTGTCAGATCCCAGTCTGCCTCTGTGCTGGAAAGGCCCGAAAGCATTCAAATCTGTGTTTGATGTCAAGAAGGAATTCAAGTCACTGTTTCTGAGCTTTGCCAGTGCCAAGAATGCTGTCATGGAGATCCCTCCTGAAAACTACCTCATTGTCACT AAAAATGGAAATGTGTGCCTGGGCATCCTTGATGGAACGGCTGCCAAGCTGAGTTTCAACGTAATTGGAG ACATCACGATGCAGGATCAGATGGTGATATATGACAATGAGAAATCTCAGCTGGGATGGGCGCGTGGGGCATGCACTAGGAGTGCCAAGTCTATTCTGTCTTCCTTTCCCTGA